One window of the Asticcacaulis sp. SL142 genome contains the following:
- a CDS encoding L-rhamnose mutarotase encodes MTLNRYCFALDLHNDAALIERYKVWHQPGQVPAAIVASIRDADIRSMEIWQAGDRMFMIMETGPAFSATAKAAADAASEDVQAWERLMWAFQKPLPFAKADEKWVEMTRIFDLTQQP; translated from the coding sequence ATGACCTTGAACCGATATTGTTTCGCCCTTGATCTGCATAATGATGCCGCTTTGATCGAGCGTTATAAGGTCTGGCATCAGCCGGGACAGGTGCCTGCGGCGATTGTGGCTTCCATTCGTGACGCCGATATCCGCAGTATGGAAATCTGGCAGGCGGGGGATCGCATGTTCATGATCATGGAAACTGGGCCAGCGTTTTCAGCGACGGCTAAGGCGGCGGCGGATGCCGCCTCAGAAGACGTTCAGGCGTGGGAGCGCCTGATGTGGGCGTTTCAGAAGCCTCTGCCGTTTGCCAAAGCGGACGAAAAATGGGTTGAAATGACCCGTATTTTCGACCTGACGCAGCAGCCATAG
- the pyk gene encoding pyruvate kinase: MKILRRRRTKIVATLGPASSNPEMLQQLFQAGADVFRLNFSHGSHEDHGRNIDLIRELEARTKHPIGILADVQGPKLRVGRFMGGAIVLNNGQTFRLDLNPTPGDSRRANLPHPEIIAAAQIGSHLLLDDGKLKLKVTHVREDHLETVVINGGRLSDRKGVNVPDVVLPIPALTKKDREDMAFALERGVEYIGLSFVQRPEDVLEAKEIIKGRAWVLSKLEKPQALDNLEEIMALSDAVMVARGDLGVELPPEEVPLAQKRIIQSARMMGKPVVVATQMLESMISAPTPTRAEASDVATAVFDGADAVMLSAETAAGQFPIEAVTIMDRIVARVETDEGWRANTDRRRPEPEKTTSGAMAAAARQVAQTIDASAIAALTNSASTALRVARERPNVPILGLTPNIETARRLAITWGVHATTAPVTHSMSETVAVATQLARTEGISEVGENIVIVAGMPFGKSGSTNALRVAKVTRTHAPEPEFIADPKV; encoded by the coding sequence TTGAAGATACTTCGCCGCCGTCGTACCAAAATTGTCGCCACATTGGGCCCTGCCTCCTCGAACCCCGAAATGCTCCAGCAGTTGTTTCAGGCCGGTGCCGATGTTTTCCGCCTAAATTTCTCCCACGGCAGCCACGAAGATCACGGCCGCAATATCGATCTGATCCGCGAGCTTGAGGCGCGCACCAAGCACCCGATCGGTATTCTGGCTGACGTTCAGGGTCCGAAACTGCGGGTTGGCCGCTTCATGGGCGGTGCCATCGTTCTTAATAATGGTCAGACGTTCCGGCTGGATCTGAATCCGACACCGGGCGATTCCCGCCGTGCCAACCTGCCACATCCTGAGATTATTGCCGCGGCCCAGATCGGCTCGCACCTGCTGCTCGATGATGGCAAGCTGAAACTCAAAGTCACCCACGTCCGCGAAGACCATCTCGAAACCGTGGTCATTAACGGTGGCCGCCTCAGCGACCGCAAGGGCGTCAACGTCCCCGACGTGGTGCTGCCGATCCCGGCCCTGACCAAAAAAGACCGCGAAGATATGGCATTCGCCCTGGAACGCGGGGTTGAATATATCGGCCTGTCGTTCGTTCAACGCCCCGAAGACGTGCTCGAAGCGAAAGAAATCATTAAAGGCCGGGCATGGGTGCTTTCCAAGCTGGAGAAACCGCAAGCGCTTGATAATTTGGAAGAAATCATGGCGCTGTCCGATGCCGTCATGGTCGCCCGCGGCGACCTTGGGGTCGAACTGCCGCCCGAAGAAGTGCCTCTGGCGCAAAAGCGTATTATCCAGTCGGCGCGCATGATGGGTAAGCCGGTGGTCGTGGCAACCCAAATGCTGGAATCGATGATTTCCGCGCCGACCCCTACCCGCGCCGAAGCGTCGGACGTCGCCACCGCCGTATTTGACGGTGCCGATGCCGTCATGCTGTCGGCTGAAACCGCCGCGGGCCAGTTCCCGATCGAGGCCGTAACCATCATGGACCGCATTGTCGCTCGCGTTGAAACCGACGAGGGCTGGCGCGCCAACACCGATCGCCGTCGTCCAGAGCCTGAAAAAACCACGTCCGGCGCCATGGCCGCCGCAGCCCGTCAGGTCGCGCAAACCATTGACGCGTCGGCGATTGCGGCCTTGACCAACTCGGCCTCAACGGCGCTTCGGGTAGCGCGCGAACGTCCGAACGTGCCGATCTTAGGTCTGACGCCGAATATAGAAACCGCCCGCCGTCTGGCCATCACCTGGGGCGTGCATGCCACGACCGCGCCCGTGACCCATTCGATGTCGGAAACGGTCGCCGTCGCCACGCAATTGGCGCGTACCGAAGGCATATCCGAAGTGGGCGAAAATATCGTTATCGTCGCGGGTATGCCGTTTGGAAAATCAGGCTCAACCAATGCCCTGCGGGTCGCCAAGGTCACCCGCACCCATGCACCGGAGCCTGAATTTATTGCGGATCCTAAAGTTTAA
- the fucP gene encoding L-fucose:H+ symporter permease: protein MRASDTSRPATGALWPLILITSLFFFWGMANNLNDVLIPQFKKAFSLTDLQSGLVQSAFYMGYFLLAIPAGLFMRRFGYKAAVIAGLLLFAAGALLFYPAADNHQYSWFLGALFVIASGLAFLETSANPLITVLGPPEKAAFRLNLAQAFNPLGSLTGIWVGKEYILSGVEHDESSLSALSDQARQAFYISESQAVQVPYLIIGAIIIAWAVLVALSKFPAAATENTHEHTGENLSAGRSLSGLFAKPHFLFGVMAQFFYVGAQVGIWSYMIRYAQSELAMPEKDAANFLFIALILFAVGRFVGTALMSRLSPVRILAVFAVINIGLCAYAATAGGLYGLYALTATSFFMSIMFPTIFATAVDGLGPLTKTGSSLLVMSIVSGALLPPLMGLISDASHIRTSIFIPALCFVVIAWYGLKSPKRPLSATPVATTH, encoded by the coding sequence ATGCGCGCATCTGACACGTCGCGCCCGGCAACGGGTGCGCTCTGGCCCCTTATTCTGATTACCAGTCTGTTCTTTTTCTGGGGCATGGCCAACAATCTCAATGACGTGCTGATCCCCCAGTTTAAAAAGGCGTTCAGCCTGACCGACCTGCAATCAGGTCTGGTGCAGTCGGCCTTTTACATGGGCTATTTTTTGCTGGCCATTCCGGCGGGGCTGTTCATGCGCCGCTTTGGATACAAGGCGGCGGTGATTGCGGGCCTGTTGCTGTTTGCCGCCGGGGCCCTGCTGTTTTATCCCGCCGCTGACAATCACCAATATAGCTGGTTCTTAGGCGCGCTGTTTGTGATCGCGTCAGGTCTAGCGTTTTTAGAGACCTCAGCCAATCCGCTGATCACCGTGCTGGGGCCGCCCGAAAAGGCCGCCTTCCGGCTTAATCTGGCGCAGGCCTTTAATCCGCTGGGGTCGCTTACCGGCATCTGGGTCGGTAAGGAGTATATACTGTCGGGGGTCGAGCATGACGAATCGTCTTTGAGCGCCCTGTCTGATCAGGCCCGTCAGGCCTTTTACATTTCCGAATCTCAGGCCGTTCAGGTGCCGTATCTGATCATCGGTGCCATCATCATTGCCTGGGCGGTGCTGGTAGCCCTGTCGAAGTTCCCGGCCGCCGCGACCGAAAACACCCACGAACATACTGGCGAAAACCTCTCTGCCGGACGTTCTTTAAGCGGCCTGTTTGCCAAACCCCACTTCCTGTTTGGCGTGATGGCGCAGTTTTTCTATGTCGGCGCACAGGTCGGGATCTGGAGCTACATGATCCGCTACGCCCAGTCCGAACTGGCCATGCCGGAAAAAGACGCCGCTAACTTCCTGTTCATCGCCCTGATCCTGTTTGCCGTTGGCCGGTTTGTTGGCACGGCCCTGATGAGCCGCCTGTCGCCAGTGCGAATTCTGGCTGTCTTTGCCGTCATCAATATCGGCCTGTGCGCCTATGCGGCAACCGCAGGCGGACTATATGGCCTCTATGCCCTGACCGCGACATCGTTCTTTATGTCGATCATGTTCCCGACGATTTTCGCCACCGCCGTGGATGGCCTTGGGCCGCTGACCAAAACCGGCTCATCGCTTCTGGTCATGAGCATCGTCAGCGGGGCCTTGCTGCCGCCGCTGATGGGGCTGATTTCGGATGCGTCGCATATCCGCACCTCTATCTTCATCCCCGCCTTGTGCTTTGTCGTTATCGCCTGGTACGGGCTGAAATCGCCCAAGCGCCCCCTTAGCGCGACGCCCGTAGCCACCACACACTGA
- a CDS encoding Gfo/Idh/MocA family protein — MFGFGKAKAQKGATQTQTLKIGLIGLGKIAVDQHIPSIRANKNLELVAGASPGSRPQGVVAYNTLAEMLKAHPEIEAVSVCTPPQVRLSVAREVIEAGRHVFLEKPPAATMGEAELIRDLAKAKGVSALASWHSRYAPAVEATRKWMGERPIKSVHIVWKENVRQWHPGQTWIFEAGGMGVFDPGINSLSILTRIVRDIVIVKSADLHFPSNCQAPIQVEMNMQTDLGLPIRADYDFLQTGVQTWSIFVESEAGEKLTLSMGGTELEIDGKTIIKEKEAEYSGLYAHFYDLVKSGTSDVDLSPLRVVADAFMVGKRIEAPAYIE, encoded by the coding sequence ATGTTCGGTTTCGGTAAAGCAAAAGCACAAAAAGGGGCAACCCAAACTCAGACCCTTAAGATCGGTCTGATCGGGCTGGGCAAGATCGCGGTCGATCAGCATATCCCGTCCATCCGCGCCAATAAAAACCTTGAACTGGTCGCCGGTGCCAGCCCAGGGTCGCGTCCGCAAGGGGTTGTGGCCTATAACACCCTGGCGGAAATGCTGAAAGCCCACCCGGAGATCGAGGCGGTCTCCGTCTGTACGCCGCCGCAGGTGCGGTTGAGCGTTGCGCGCGAAGTCATTGAGGCCGGTCGTCACGTTTTCCTTGAAAAGCCGCCCGCAGCGACCATGGGTGAGGCCGAACTTATCCGTGATCTGGCTAAGGCCAAAGGCGTCTCGGCCCTGGCGAGCTGGCACTCACGCTATGCCCCGGCGGTCGAAGCGACCCGCAAATGGATGGGTGAGCGTCCGATCAAGTCGGTCCATATCGTCTGGAAAGAAAATGTTCGCCAATGGCATCCGGGTCAGACCTGGATCTTTGAGGCTGGTGGCATGGGCGTGTTCGATCCGGGTATCAATTCCCTCTCGATCCTGACGCGGATTGTGCGCGATATCGTAATCGTTAAATCAGCCGATCTGCATTTCCCGTCCAATTGTCAGGCGCCGATTCAGGTCGAAATGAACATGCAGACCGATCTGGGCCTGCCCATTCGCGCCGATTATGACTTCCTGCAAACTGGCGTGCAGACCTGGAGCATTTTTGTGGAATCCGAGGCCGGTGAAAAACTGACCCTGTCCATGGGCGGCACCGAGCTTGAGATTGACGGCAAGACGATCATCAAGGAAAAAGAGGCTGAATATTCAGGCCTTTATGCCCACTTCTATGATCTGGTCAAAAGCGGCACCTCGGATGTTGACCTGAGCCCGCTACGGGTTGTGGCGGATGCCTTTATGGTCGGCAAACGCATCGAAGCTCCGGCCTATATCGAGTAA
- a CDS encoding MerR family transcriptional regulator, with translation MKIGELAKRSGLSAHTIRYYERIGLLPYAYRNQSSQRDYDATILIWIEFLNRLRTTGMPIRDMLRYAVLRESGVDTEAERRLILEHHRERVRAHVTELNASLLVLDAKMAGYAGSQQRINEYDTPPPERRRKPTGTRAARTR, from the coding sequence ATGAAGATTGGTGAACTTGCGAAGCGTTCAGGATTGTCGGCTCACACCATCCGTTATTATGAGCGGATAGGGCTGCTGCCTTATGCTTACAGAAATCAATCGAGCCAGCGTGACTACGACGCAACTATCCTGATCTGGATCGAGTTTCTGAACCGTCTAAGAACGACCGGAATGCCGATCCGAGATATGCTGCGCTATGCAGTCTTGCGGGAAAGCGGCGTCGACACTGAGGCTGAGCGCCGTCTTATACTTGAACACCATCGTGAACGGGTTCGCGCCCATGTAACGGAGCTGAACGCCTCTCTTCTTGTCCTCGACGCCAAGATGGCCGGTTATGCCGGCTCGCAACAGAGGATAAATGAGTATGACACACCACCACCAGAGCGCAGGCGAAAGCCGACTGGAACGCGGGCGGCGCGCACTCGCTGA
- a CDS encoding carboxymuconolactone decarboxylase family protein encodes MTHHHQSAGESRLERGRRALAEIDGDAGHKVVAALADIAPDFVTYLFEFPFGDIYSRPGLNLRDREIATIAALTAMGNATPQLKVHIDAGLNVGLTQEEIIEVIMQMAVYAGFPAALNGLFATKEVFEQRSKA; translated from the coding sequence ATGACACACCACCACCAGAGCGCAGGCGAAAGCCGACTGGAACGCGGGCGGCGCGCACTCGCTGAAATCGACGGTGATGCCGGACATAAGGTCGTGGCCGCGCTGGCTGACATCGCCCCCGACTTCGTAACCTATTTGTTCGAATTTCCTTTTGGCGACATCTATAGTCGCCCGGGCCTTAATCTGCGCGATCGGGAGATCGCCACCATTGCGGCCCTGACGGCTATGGGTAACGCAACCCCTCAACTGAAAGTCCATATCGACGCGGGCTTAAACGTGGGGCTGACTCAGGAGGAGATTATTGAGGTCATCATGCAGATGGCCGTTTATGCGGGCTTCCCGGCCGCGCTTAATGGATTGTTTGCGACGAAGGAAGTTTTTGAACAGCGCTCAAAGGCTTAA